GACAGAACCACGATGACTAGATTCGACATGGTGCTCATATTGCATAAGCAAGTTTACAAGTTCGGCTTCAGTGTTGATTATTTCAGCATTCTTAATGTCAAGCCTTGCTTGATATTGTGCCATTTGCATTGCCCTGTTACTCATTCTTCTATCACCCATTGGTGAGATATTGAGGATTTTTAGGAAACTAAAAcactttgaaagttgaaagattggtgaatatagaggatgattgaaggTTGAAAGATTGTGTGAGAAATGATATTGGACTTGTGTTTATATAAAGGATGAAAGTTGAATGGTTGGGgaaagttgaaagtttgttgaaagttgaacggttggtgaaaaGTGAAagtttggtgaaagttgaacggttggtgaaaaGTGAAagtttggtgaaagttgaacgATTGGTGAAAGTTAAAAGTTTGGTGAGTTTCAAGTgtcgatttagtgatttttcaatatttatcggaatttaaatatttttagattaaaatgttcataaaattaaattatgatagtttacataatttaaaaaaaaaacagttaatttaagaaaaaaattagcctaagttcattgtTTAATAATcatgggctaaaattttaggccaaaagggttggaggagaaaaactgtttccgggctaaaacctaaattttttgggctaaatatttttaggttttaggccatggttggagatggtcttagggaTCAATTCATCTTagccgtttatcgtacatcgtgcataacacaccccgacccgggatGTCCACTATGACTCCAAATCGAGCTATGCTGGTCGACACCTgtagggtgacgaagccataaagtatgatgatgaggaaaaatgtgaataaatttaaacttaagagTTCCTAAATACCAGAAtgcgctggtgagcgggaacgaacccacttcacacgtgacgttagagcataagcaagtacagtagagtgaattaagaatcgtaccctcgaaataatctccaatactaagaatcaccacgaatcattgatgataagaaagctcagctaataaaaccttGAGGGTGAAGagaaaacaagggtgagtggccttggaaataaaattttaatagaaaccatataaaacatcataacccctcgctacaacacctgtagaaaatcataaatataccacaacacatcgtctcatcagcaatatcaataatcatgtgattaataactcatactagcatgcaagtcggagtcacctattaTGACCTGTATGActgcacccatatctcatcaatcgatgttaactcataagtcggagtcacctatagtgacctgtacgacttacccatatctcatcacatatgctagcttatcacatatttcatcacatatgctagctcatcacatatctcatcacatatgctagctcatcacatatgctagctcataagtcggagtcacctatagtgacttgtacgacttatccatagctcatcatatatccctgcacacgagtcaaaaccacctatagtggtctgtacgacaggattgggtgtaaataagtacgctcaagtgctacgatcacgtgaagactgtgcgaataatcgcgggtcacctacgagtcggaaccacctatagtggtctgtacgataggcctgtgcacctacctttgatccaaggtgagcgtaaggtgcggaacgtgaacatcacgtgaaggactgtgccctggccatgggcgggagcactaacaccggggtgcaggtttgtgagctctaaatgcatctcatGTGACATATACAATTCATGGGAAACTTGTACaacaatgtcggagttgcctaaaacataatGTGATCATcccataactcaatcatttcaacaaataccataactcacctgaacttacttgTGTGTTCCGCGTTCATCTtcgcacttcaaagcattcGTAATAATTTTGTGCAGGTAGTATACACATGGATATGCCATAATGcaaatctaaaactcaaccatatcatagtatttttccaatacatacatacacacacatatatatatatatatatatatatataatttggcGTATAATGCACAATCTATAACGCCCTACTCtcgaattatttattttcggaaATAATTATTAGGGATAAGTCCAGCTAAACAccagtttaattaactatcattacttacgtttccttattttagtttcttgattccttccacattgatttatgaccaacatccaatcactaaaaacataaggttaaatctcatatttttcaccaatttccttcacattgctcaattcccaaacaaggtttttgtttcaaatattgtatggctacatctaatgtctcgttagattgcctacgtaccatAAACAGGGATCAacccattcgtagttcacataagTACTTCAAGGCATTCATAGTAATTATATGCAATAAGCAATTTATAAACGTTGTGGAATTGCCaatcacatatatataatatacgataaaaaaggaaaagacctacTTACCTGAGGTAtgcgctacgactccctagcacgcatatcgagacatcacgaaccatcgtcgcctatgaccaattatcaaatcacatctcagagttcgTATCGATAAAATacacaatttacataaaacaaatCCCTACGTTATCAATTTGGAAGATTTGCATCACGGATTTCCGATCTGTTGCTTCCAAAGATCAACATTATACCTCTAGAACAACATCTTAAAGtcccattacgatccaacggtcggatctctgcTAATTGCCAAAACTAAGTGGCGGTTAACCTTTTATTTCATAAACTTACAAATTCAATTCGGGAAAATCCATATATTGGATTCCCGATCCATAAGTTCcaatggtcctcaaatattacgtactaaaatatattaaagtttggtgacgatccaacggtggAACAAGAAGAGAAAGGGCCAAGGTGATGATTGGGAGCAGTTTATAGGTCCAATTCGTCAGAAAATTGGATGAGAAATGGCGAGGAGCCGCTGGTTTGAGGAAACGGGTTGCACGGGTTAAGGAAGACCCATTTGGGttccctcattttcttcttctctcctttcctcctgcTCTCTTTCCCATTGGTCCTCCTTTCTCCACTCTCTTTCCCTGATTGGTTTCCccattttcttccattttctccACTCCTTTGCTGCCATCAGGCAGCCCCTCCTTCCTCCCCttttctcccacacacacacccccacCATGCATATGTTTcactttgtattaataataaaaacatagtgtaaaaataattaaaataatacttCATTCCAAATACCTTCGGGTTCGTAACTCAATAAAACTTTAACCGTAACTCCACAATCACTTCTACCCATGCCTACGCATCCGTAAGATTGAACCTAATCCGAATATGTCAAGAAACATGACAAAATACGAGAATCACACACGTCCTCGAAAAATCATGCTTTGCCCATAGGGCATTTCCGTCATTTCacgtattaaaattataaaaaccataatttttagggaAGGGCTGTTACAATGCAACTACTTTTTGTTGGGCATTGtttatgttcaattttaaataaaaaattcaaaataatttctagCCGCAAAATGACTTATGAACGGATATGATGAAGTTAAACTAATCCCTAGGATCCTCATCCGGATAGGAATTCCTATTCTGCTCAAACTAGTGCAGGCTGCTTCGAAGATGCAAAACAAATTATAGTCTTGAAAACAAGTTAATTGGCCAAGTTGTTATGCGCATTCACCGCTCGGTAGCACTGAATTTAATGGGGCGATATTCTAAGTTATATTTCATGGTGCGTGTAGAGACTTTAGTCTTGTATTTAGCAGTCTTCCTATCATAATGTCATTAGGGTTAAGACACTAATGTCTAGTCAATTCTAACCTTACTTGCATtctaagattttttttaattaactgtGAAAACCTATTAGGCGTTGGACATAGAACTAGTACTCCAACAATTTTGTATATCTTCATTTTGTTTGTGAGCACCTACGCATAAGGACTTATATACACGAGTAAAATGTCATTGTAGCGTTTCGTGTCAATCATGTAATGTCATGTGTAAGCTTTTATTCGTATGAAATTCTATAACTAGTACATAACGCTGCAATAATGGTATACATGTGCTATATAAACTATTTTGACAACTTATATATCATTACTAAAAATTATTTGTCTGACGAAATGTCGTGGGGCAAAGTAACTTTACTCGACagacaaaaaaaatttggttgggCAAAAGTggttaatgtttttatttttttttagagacCTTAGGTGATGAAACATTTCGACGAGCAAACTATTCTTCGTCAGGCAAAGCTTTAGTGCCAAGGGAAAAATTGGTGAGTATTATGCCACCTTTTGACCTATAGAAGAACAAATTCGTAGGATAAAATGACTTTGCCCGACGAACCGTTCCATCAGGCAATGTATACGAGTCGTCAGGTATAGATCCACAATGACTTGTCCTAAAACTAaccatctttttttttgtgaccattttttgtgtgtttgccCAACGACGATTCTTTGCTCGACGACATAGGTGAGGTTACCAAATGAACCATTTCGTCGAGCAAACCCAATTCATTAAGTATTGGTTTGGTAATgatgtgcttttataaaaagtgggtataaaaaaagggaactttaacgaaaagcatccggtactgttcactttaacgaaaaaccacattttaacactaaaaagtcaatcatggtactattcactttaccctttattttgtccttatcattaaaactcaaagttttcaagcccttttcattagttttcctataaaagCTGAGctaaaaaaggtgtttggtaaacacttaaaaatagcattaaaaaatgagcttattctcacagcacagcagaatcagtttttttttttcaaaacatagcaataccaaaccagccataAAACAGGCCACGTGGCCTTCCTTTTCATTCTACttctcctttcttctttctttccccaacaactctcttcttctctgccatatttctactctctctctctatctctttcacTCACAACCATCTCATACCCAACTCATCACCCATCTCTCATCATCCCTCTCCCAAttaatttaaggtttttttatttgttaatttttttgtttaattgtgtAATTaagtaattttgttttttttcaaaaaggtgtttggtactgatgtgcttttataaaaagtgggtataaaaaaaagctgagctcaaaaaggtgtttggtaaacacttaaaaacagcataaaaaatgagcttattctcacagcacagcagaatcagttttttttttcaaaacacatcaATACAAAACCAGCCATAAAACAGGCCACGTGGCCTTCCTTTTCATTCTGCttctcctttcttctttctttccccAACAACACTCTTCTTCTCTGCCATATTtctactctctccctctctctcacaaCCATCTCATACCCAACTCATCACCCATCTCTCATCATCCCTCTCCCAAttaatttaaggttttttttatttgttaaattttttgtttaattgtgtAATTAAGTAATTTTGTTGTAGGTTTGTGACGGAATTGGAAGAAAATTAAAGGTATGAATTTGTCtctcaatttattttttaataaattttattcCAAATGTTTTCACTACCAATTTGTTATCCTTCAAAGACTTTACCAATTTTTCACTACAAATTTTTTaatgaaaccaaaccaacaGACGGTGAGAGACTTTCTTTTCAGTTGTAACAGATCCTTattcaaaagaaaataccaCAACAGAGACATACAAATTTGGCACTTCGGAAATTTATTGGTCACGTTCGAGGAAAGTTATTCCAAAAGAAGTTAGTACCTTTAGCAGAAGGCTCATCCTGTGGTTTCATAGCCGGGAAGAGTAGAACTTCCTATCCAACCACAAACAATAGACAGTGAGAAACAGCTCACACGAAACAaatacgagagagagagagagagagagagagagagagagagagagagagagagagagataaaccTTAATATTTTGTGAATCAGTTAGCCACATACAGAGTCGATCAATGAGCAAACCCCAACCACCAGTTGGAGGTAACCCGTACTCAACAGCTCTATGCTTCGTCCAAAACCATTGCTTCATCATCACCTGATTGTCGGTCGTGAACCCAAAACCATATATCATTAGATTTCTGCAAAAATTGTTTAATAAGGTACCATAACTAAACAATTAAGTGATACCTTGAGTTGATCAGCAAATCGTTGGCGTTGTACCACAGGATCATTCAATTTTGTGTATGCATTGGCAAGCTGGAAAGCAAATGAAAATCGTAAACAGGCTTAATGACAAAGAAAAAGGTAGCCAATAAAGAAATCATTCAAATCCTCAAGTTGGTAGGCATACTTCATGCTTGTTGATAAACAATTCAAAACGTTCAGTCAGGCCACGTTTCGATCGGTGCCACTTTGCTGAAGGACTCATTATCTCAGGATGGTTAATGATGAACGCAGGATTTACACACGTCTCTTCCAACAAGTGCCCCACAAGCTGCAAAAGAACCAAAAAGTAAAAACAGATGCACGAGTCATTTTTTCTTAACTGACTAGGTTTTTTCTTAACTGACAAAGCATAACATTGCATTGAGTGTAACGTCATTCCCCGCCACCACATAAAACCAGAGATAGTCTCCTGATTCATGTacttgattttaaagaatatatgggaggaagaagaaaatgagttaCCTTGTCTAACAAACGAGTTGTTGTTTCAGGAGGGGAACATTTGATATCAAACTTCTTGCACACATCCTTAAGATATTGGTTAGCTTCCGCACTGGAGAGATCCTCTGGATTTATGTTGAGACCTCCAATCTTATTTAATTCCTCAACCATGTCGATCCTTCTGCAGTAGTTACAGTTAAAACCACCAAATAAGTTTCTTAACATACGTTTAAGCTGTAATATTCATGACCAAAATATAGTTTACAGACCTGAAAGGAGGAGTAAAGTCAATCTCAATTAGATCCTTGTCGAGCCCATTCAAATGATACTTGATTTTATATCCACCAGTTAGTTCCTTGACCATCCCTATTTTAGGGTTAATATATTAGCAAACAAATCAAGTACTCTCAACGGGGAAAGGAACAAGGAAATCTATACGGTTGGGGCCATACTccaataatcaacatgagcaaccttccaggtgAAGTGTTCGTTCGCGACTGGACTCCAATAattaacatgagcaaccttccaggtgAAGTGTTCGTTCGCGACTGGGCTTGcaaggagcatcctccacctcacatcggagtaggcagcatgaTGGACGGAGAGacgcagtcactcaatccgacTCAAGTTCAACTGGTAGCTTGTGAGTAATTCGCTCACCTGCTAGGAACGTACCACATGCACCCCAGCTGCGGTATAGACAAGCCGAAcatatggaagagcagcctagaccagcagaTCACGACTAGGGGCAACCGGAAGCTTTGCTActccaacaaaggcaaattcaagaagaagtagagaggCTCTTGATCGAGCGATTGCtcgatttccaacgcaacaagGTCATTGACGAGGCACTGCTATAGgccatgaccaacataagtaggTCACCCTTCATGGACGAGATCGagtaggcagagcctccacgcaaaTTCAACATGGCACATTTCACATCCTTCAAAGGAGATGGAGACCTGGAGAGGCAACTAAAGCACTAccaaagcgcaatgatcctttatcggaACAACGACGCTCTTATGTACAAGATATTTGCCACCACTTTACAAGGTAAGGTGCAAGATTGGCTCCAAACCTTGCCCCACAATCCATCTAGAGTTTCGATgagctttctttggttttcaccaaggagtattcatcatatcgctcgattaagaagaagtctgaccacttgttcaacgtcaagaagaaccctaaGGAGTCGCTCCGCAACTATGTGAAGAGggtcaaagcagagaaggcaaagatagtcCGATGCTACGACTCAATAGCTAGTGTAGCCTTTCAAAAAGGACTACCAGCAGACCACctgctattcggaaaattgatcatgaaagaagatctaactctggtagACTTATTCGCTAtggcagagaagtatgcactttgggacgaggcttgGTGAGCAGACAAGGCACCCGAGTAGCCTTTAAAAAAATAAGCAGTAGCTTAAAACAAGGAGGATGAGAAGCAGTACAACAATAAAAGCAAGTAGGAGACCAATCGTAGGGACCGATCCCTGACTAAAAGAAGTCCGAAGCCCAAGAACTACTCTAAGTTCTTGATCTCGATCCACCAAATCCTCCACGACATCAAGAGAGAACCATGATTCAAACTGCCGAAGAAATCAAAGGGAGATACCTCCAATTTGGACCACACCAAGTACTGCGCATTCCATCGAGGTTTAGGTCACACAACCGATGACTGCTACACTTGGAGGAACTATCTAGAGAAGTTGGTGAAAGAAGGCAAGGTTGACATATACTTGGACAAGCCAGTTGCAGCCTAGAAGGAATGCAGACGCCGACGAAGAGTCGCCAACCAAGATAATTCGAATCAATGGCATCTTCGCCGAATCCGAGCACTTGGGGGCTACCAACAACTCCAAGAAAAGAAAGATTCAGGAAGCTCTATTAGTCACCAAACCTGGACCCATCATTGGCTTCACCGAGCAAGATGCCGAAGGCATTGACTTCCCACATGACGATACACTAGTGGTATCTTTCCAACTAGCCCACTCTATAGTCAACAGAATGATGGTGGACAACGAAAGTGCAATTAACCTACTTCATTTCTTAATTATTTAGAAGATAGGCCTAGAAAGCATGATCATACGCTAAGCGAAGGTACTCACCGGATTCAACGGACATACCTCGGCTGCCATCGGCAACATTACACTTGACGTGAAAACATCGCCAGTCATCTCAAAGTAGATGTTCACGATA
This window of the Malus domestica chromosome 03, GDT2T_hap1 genome carries:
- the LOC103426956 gene encoding lysine--tRNA ligase-like, whose protein sequence is MVKELTGGYKIKYHLNGLDKDLIEIDFTPPFRRIDMVEELNKIGGLNINPEDLSSAEANQYLKDVCKKFDIKCSPPETTTRLLDKLVGHLLEETCVNPAFIINHPEIMSPSAKWHRSKRGLTERFELFINKHELANAYTKLNDPVVQRQRFADQLKVMMKQWFWTKHRAVEYGLPPTGGWGLLIDRLCMWLTDSQNIKEVLLFPAMKPQDEPSAKGTNFFWNNFPRT